One genomic region from Chthonomonas calidirosea T49 encodes:
- the fliW gene encoding flagellar assembly protein FliW — protein sequence MVLDKQVNNAAIYGVSMEGKEVAQETCATSIASATLCVETTRFGTLEVASDLVLTFPEGLIGFEMFTRYTVVSTDDQGALRWLQSLDEPALAFPIIQPGIFRPDYTPTISDQDARFLGLTPEIPALVFAVVTVPPGRPREMTANLLGPLVINPLTRVGKQVIVQDERYSTKHYIMEEILQNLTGTNRPSSAVPSPTKSRKRRQRIA from the coding sequence ATGGTACTTGATAAACAGGTTAACAATGCCGCCATATACGGCGTTTCGATGGAAGGAAAAGAGGTCGCTCAGGAGACATGTGCAACAAGCATAGCCTCTGCTACCTTATGTGTCGAGACGACCCGCTTCGGCACGTTGGAGGTTGCATCCGATCTGGTGCTCACCTTTCCCGAGGGGCTTATCGGCTTCGAGATGTTCACGCGATACACGGTGGTCTCTACGGACGATCAAGGTGCGTTGCGATGGCTACAGTCGCTGGATGAACCTGCCCTTGCTTTTCCTATTATCCAACCGGGAATCTTTCGACCGGACTATACGCCCACCATCTCGGATCAAGATGCACGCTTCTTAGGGCTTACACCGGAGATACCGGCGTTGGTTTTCGCCGTGGTGACGGTGCCACCAGGACGTCCCCGCGAGATGACGGCCAATCTGCTTGGCCCGCTGGTGATCAATCCATTAACGCGCGTGGGCAAGCAGGTGATCGTGCAGGATGAGCGGTATAGCACAAAGCATTATATTATGGAGGAGATTCTGCAAAATCTCACCGGAACCAACAGACCTTCTAGCGCGGTGCCCAGCCCCACCAAATCGCGTAAAAGGCGCCAGCGCATCGCTTAA
- a CDS encoding aldehyde dehydrogenase family protein, whose product MSEAIEVINPYTGTCVGKVPRGGAAEVDAAVRRAKEAMQAMRNMPLHRRAAILKKTSQLLQERAEAFAQLITQESGKTIRETRAEVARAAAIFEYAAEEARRLHGETLPFDAFPNGENHIGFYLREPVGIVGAITPWNVPLALAAHKIAPALASGNCVVLKPAEQTPLNALRLAQALREAGLPEGALEVVTGYGEEAGDALVTHPDVGFLSFTGSREVGIGLPARAGYKRVALELGGNSPIIVTQSADIERAAEAIVRGGYAVAGQLCISVQRILVHRTVREVLLEKLIARIRQLRLGDPLDEATDVGVLISKEACDRVEKAVQEAVQAGAKAAIGGKRIGPAAFEPTLLTDVRQDMPIAINEAFAPLTLLIEFDTLDEAIAMANATPYGLNAGIYTRDIEEALSAANAIVAGSVMINEVPTFRSDLMPYGGRKQSGLGREGVRFAMEEMTETKVVCIQRLI is encoded by the coding sequence ATGTCGGAAGCCATTGAGGTGATCAATCCCTATACGGGGACGTGCGTGGGAAAGGTACCGCGTGGAGGTGCTGCCGAGGTAGACGCAGCGGTGCGTCGTGCGAAGGAGGCTATGCAGGCGATGCGCAACATGCCGTTGCATCGGCGCGCTGCCATTCTCAAGAAAACGTCGCAGTTGCTCCAGGAACGCGCCGAGGCCTTCGCCCAGCTCATCACACAAGAGTCGGGAAAAACCATTCGCGAGACGCGGGCCGAAGTTGCAAGAGCGGCGGCTATCTTTGAATATGCGGCGGAGGAGGCCCGGCGTCTGCATGGAGAGACTTTACCTTTTGACGCTTTCCCGAACGGAGAGAACCATATCGGTTTCTACCTTCGTGAGCCGGTTGGCATTGTAGGTGCCATTACGCCTTGGAACGTGCCTCTTGCCTTAGCCGCACATAAGATCGCACCGGCCTTGGCTTCTGGGAACTGCGTGGTGTTAAAGCCGGCAGAACAGACCCCCCTCAACGCGCTGCGTCTTGCCCAAGCTCTCCGGGAGGCGGGGCTTCCTGAGGGGGCTTTGGAGGTAGTGACCGGCTATGGTGAAGAGGCTGGCGATGCTTTGGTAACCCATCCTGATGTCGGTTTTCTCTCCTTCACCGGCAGTCGTGAAGTTGGGATAGGACTGCCCGCAAGAGCCGGCTATAAGCGTGTAGCCCTAGAGCTAGGCGGCAACAGCCCAATCATCGTAACCCAGAGCGCTGATATCGAGCGGGCTGCAGAGGCCATTGTACGAGGCGGCTATGCGGTGGCCGGTCAACTGTGCATCTCAGTTCAACGCATTTTGGTGCACCGCACTGTCCGCGAGGTGCTTCTCGAAAAGCTAATCGCTCGCATCCGTCAGCTTCGGTTAGGTGATCCGCTGGATGAGGCTACCGATGTGGGCGTGCTCATCTCTAAAGAGGCTTGTGATCGCGTGGAGAAAGCCGTTCAAGAGGCTGTGCAGGCCGGGGCCAAAGCAGCCATCGGAGGGAAACGCATTGGCCCTGCCGCTTTCGAGCCGACCCTCCTGACTGATGTTCGACAAGACATGCCGATTGCCATCAACGAGGCCTTTGCCCCGCTCACGCTCCTCATCGAGTTCGACACGTTGGACGAGGCCATTGCCATGGCCAATGCCACTCCTTATGGCCTGAATGCTGGCATCTATACACGAGATATTGAGGAAGCTCTAAGTGCTGCAAACGCGATCGTGGCCGGCTCAGTGATGATCAATGAGGTGCCTACTTTCCGTTCCGATCTCATGCCCTATGGTGGTCGTAAGCAGAGCGGATTAGGGCGTGAAGGGGTGCGTTTCGCCATGGAGGAGATGACGGAGACGAAGGTGGTCTGTATCCAAAGGCTTATCTAA
- a CDS encoding D-lyxose/D-mannose family sugar isomerase, with amino-acid sequence MITKQQLMEARQRALEYLSRAGIVLTPEEQERIEVADFGLGDLEHTGLELITYVNTSRCCAKELVLFPRQTCPEHRHPPIGSDPGKEETFRCRWGEVYLYVPGEPTPQPHAMPPKGREPHYTVWHEIVLRPGEQYTIPPNTLHWFQAGEEGAVVSEFSTTSRDEFDIFTDPQIERITRVV; translated from the coding sequence ATGATCACAAAACAGCAGCTTATGGAGGCACGACAACGAGCTCTGGAGTACCTTTCTCGTGCCGGCATCGTTCTCACCCCGGAGGAACAGGAGCGCATTGAGGTGGCCGATTTCGGGTTGGGTGACCTCGAACATACCGGTTTAGAGCTGATCACTTATGTTAACACCTCGCGTTGCTGTGCAAAGGAGCTTGTGCTGTTCCCACGGCAAACATGTCCGGAACATCGCCATCCGCCGATAGGGAGTGACCCAGGAAAAGAGGAGACGTTCCGTTGTCGGTGGGGGGAGGTCTATCTCTACGTCCCTGGGGAACCGACTCCCCAACCTCATGCCATGCCGCCAAAGGGCCGAGAGCCTCACTACACCGTATGGCATGAGATCGTGCTGCGTCCTGGCGAACAGTACACCATTCCCCCCAATACTTTGCACTGGTTTCAAGCCGGTGAAGAGGGAGCCGTCGTCAGCGAGTTCTCAACGACGAGCCGGGATGAGTTCGATATTTTTACCGACCCACAGATCGAGCGGATAACGCGAGTGGTCTAA